A genome region from Chloroflexota bacterium includes the following:
- a CDS encoding NAD(P)/FAD-dependent oxidoreductase has product MHDVIVVGGGPIGSHVACLLARQKCEVIVLEKKGRVGHKQCCTGIIGQECVRAFDIDESVILRKVKSARLFSPAGKTLYIRRTEYQASVLDRAAFDLAMARQAQDAGAQYIFNRTVHDIRMTREGVEVHCEGEERGLSAKAVVIASGYGSRLTEKLGLGKMTDFVAGAQVEVTTKEQDEVEVYFGRETAPGFFGWLVPTTMGNARVGLLSRRAPEKYLKRLLESLAAEGKIVPGEWAPGYGAIPLRPLRQTYGARILVVGDAAGQVKPTTGGGIYYGLLCADIAANILSRALQQNDLSAKNLSRYEREWKRKIGRELMIGYWARKLSERLSDQQINRLFDVIKNNRIDKALLEATDVSFDWHSRAIVKLLGRAVVARVLGGVRLPSRGGKDI; this is encoded by the coding sequence ATGCACGATGTTATTGTTGTTGGCGGCGGACCAATCGGAAGTCACGTGGCCTGCCTTCTGGCAAGGCAAAAATGTGAGGTCATCGTCCTGGAGAAGAAGGGGAGGGTGGGCCATAAACAATGCTGCACCGGCATCATCGGGCAGGAGTGTGTCCGCGCTTTTGACATTGATGAGAGTGTCATCCTGCGAAAGGTGAAAAGTGCACGTTTGTTCTCACCGGCGGGAAAAACGCTTTACATAAGACGAACCGAGTATCAGGCCAGTGTTCTGGATAGAGCGGCATTTGACCTGGCGATGGCCCGGCAGGCGCAAGATGCGGGGGCGCAATACATATTTAACCGTACCGTGCATGACATTCGAATGACGAGGGAGGGTGTGGAGGTACATTGTGAAGGGGAAGAAAGAGGCCTAAGTGCAAAGGCGGTGGTCATTGCCAGCGGTTACGGTAGCCGATTGACTGAGAAGCTGGGGCTGGGAAAAATGACCGATTTTGTGGCCGGTGCTCAAGTGGAAGTAACCACAAAAGAGCAGGATGAGGTTGAGGTGTATTTTGGTCGGGAAACAGCACCCGGTTTCTTCGGCTGGCTCGTGCCGACGACTATGGGAAATGCCCGGGTTGGCCTGCTGTCGCGTCGTGCGCCGGAAAAATATTTGAAAAGACTGCTGGAATCGCTGGCAGCAGAAGGCAAGATAGTGCCCGGCGAATGGGCACCAGGTTATGGTGCCATACCGCTCAGGCCGCTGCGCCAAACGTATGGCGCAAGGATTCTGGTGGTGGGGGACGCTGCGGGGCAGGTCAAGCCGACCACCGGCGGCGGCATTTACTACGGCCTGCTCTGTGCCGACATCGCGGCCAATATATTGAGCAGGGCCCTGCAGCAGAATGATTTATCGGCGAAAAACCTTTCCCGGTATGAGCGGGAATGGAAACGCAAAATCGGTCGGGAGCTAATGATTGGCTACTGGGCGAGGAAACTCTCCGAGCGTTTAAGTGATCAGCAGATAAACCGTTTATTCGATGTGATTAAAAATAACCGCATTGATAAGGCACTACTTGAAGCCACAGACGTATCATTTGACTGGCACAGTCGGGCAATCGTGAAACTGCTCGGACGTGCGGTGGTAGCCAGAGTGCTCGGAGGCGTCAGGCTTCCCTCCCGAGGTGGCAAAGATATATAA
- a CDS encoding transcription elongation factor GreA, with product MTDQSAQNISLEEAAGQFLAGLTSKEREVSQPEVYKFVRWFGRERALVNLNAREVANYAERLSLSDTDYGRKLDQLRAFLTHARKAGWSKANLTVHLKAKKVKASPSPGTWGLPEVIELTRQGYDELENELNVLRNKRPELIEQIRRAAADKDFKENAPLAAAREQRGYLEGRIKELEETLKLAKVIEEQPKEGPKINIGDRLILQDLASSEELSCQIVNPREVNPAQGKISSASPLGSALVGRSEGETVEVAVPAGRLRYQVKQIER from the coding sequence ATGACTGACCAAAGCGCACAAAACATTAGTCTGGAGGAAGCCGCTGGCCAGTTTCTGGCTGGACTGACATCCAAAGAAAGGGAAGTCAGCCAACCGGAGGTGTACAAGTTTGTCCGCTGGTTTGGACGGGAGCGGGCGTTAGTAAATCTCAACGCGCGGGAAGTGGCCAACTATGCGGAGCGATTGTCTTTATCTGATACTGATTACGGGCGAAAGCTTGACCAGTTGCGTGCCTTTCTGACGCATGCCAGAAAAGCAGGGTGGAGCAAGGCAAATCTGACCGTCCATCTCAAGGCAAAGAAGGTGAAGGCCAGCCCATCGCCGGGGACCTGGGGACTGCCTGAAGTGATTGAACTGACGCGTCAGGGATATGATGAGCTTGAAAACGAACTGAATGTGCTGAGGAACAAACGACCTGAGCTCATCGAGCAGATACGCCGGGCTGCCGCCGATAAGGATTTTAAGGAAAACGCGCCTCTGGCTGCAGCGAGGGAGCAGCGCGGGTATCTGGAGGGGCGGATTAAAGAACTGGAAGAAACGCTCAAGTTGGCCAAGGTTATCGAAGAGCAGCCAAAGGAAGGTCCCAAGATAAACATTGGCGACCGACTTATCCTGCAGGACCTGGCTTCCAGCGAAGAGCTAAGCTGCCAGATTGTCAATCCAAGAGAGGTGAACCCGGCGCAGGGTAAAATCTCCAGTGCTTCCCCACTGGGCAGCGCACTTGTCGGGCGGAGTGAAGGAGAGACGGTTGAGGTTGCGGTGCCCGCGGGCAGGCTGCGCTACCAGGTCAAACAGATTGAACGCTAG
- a CDS encoding DUF167 domain-containing protein produces MAEGVQTRIVVRVQPNAGQNQVLGFKDGVLYVRIAAPPIKGKANQELIKFLSDILEVSKSNLTIEKGIAGKRKIIGISGLTQDQAIRRSLI; encoded by the coding sequence ATGGCGGAGGGAGTACAAACAAGAATCGTGGTTCGGGTTCAGCCTAATGCTGGTCAGAACCAGGTGTTAGGCTTCAAAGACGGGGTGCTGTATGTAAGAATTGCTGCACCTCCAATAAAGGGTAAAGCTAATCAGGAGTTAATCAAATTCCTCAGCGATATTTTGGAAGTGAGTAAGAGCAACCTGACTATTGAAAAAGGTATCGCTGGTAAGAGGAAAATTATAGGTATTAGTGGCTTAACGCAAGACCAAGCCATTAGACGCAGCTTGATATAG